The following proteins come from a genomic window of Rhodoligotrophos sp. CJ14:
- a CDS encoding DUF1636 domain-containing protein: MTGIGRPKLHICVTCRMADAAPEADGASSSASGASKPPHGRILYDTLREHLSAKGNASPVELVPVVCLANCDEGCSGAISQAGKWTYLLRRLSPAISADILTYCEAYAASPTGGVLRSKRPASLSEAIGGRAPAPDQILPRMETIE; this comes from the coding sequence TTGACCGGAATCGGCCGACCAAAGCTGCATATTTGCGTAACCTGCCGCATGGCTGACGCGGCGCCGGAAGCCGATGGCGCGAGCTCATCGGCGTCGGGTGCCTCGAAGCCTCCTCACGGCCGCATCCTTTATGACACTTTGCGCGAACATCTGAGCGCGAAGGGTAATGCATCGCCCGTCGAGCTGGTGCCGGTCGTCTGCCTCGCCAATTGCGACGAGGGCTGCTCCGGCGCGATCTCCCAAGCCGGCAAATGGACCTATCTCCTCCGCCGCCTGTCGCCTGCGATCAGCGCCGATATTCTCACCTATTGCGAAGCCTATGCCGCATCCCCGACCGGCGGCGTGCTTCGCTCGAAGCGGCCAGCCTCCCTCAGCGAAGCGATTGGCGGCCGCGCTCCCGCCCCCGACCAGATTCTGCCTCGAATGGAGACGATCGAATGA
- a CDS encoding CbtB domain-containing protein, with the protein MAVETRMTAASDRASSSSVLSRLAAPALIFAMGTALVFLAGFSHAQSLHDAAHDTRHALSYPCH; encoded by the coding sequence ATGGCTGTTGAAACCCGCATGACCGCAGCGTCGGATCGCGCATCATCCTCATCCGTCCTGTCGCGGCTGGCCGCGCCGGCACTGATCTTCGCCATGGGTACCGCGCTGGTTTTCCTCGCCGGTTTCTCTCATGCGCAGAGCCTGCATGATGCGGCGCATGACACGCGGCACGCGCTCTCCTATCCCTGCCACTAG
- the cobU gene encoding bifunctional adenosylcobinamide kinase/adenosylcobinamide-phosphate guanylyltransferase — protein MALASGLQKLSLILGGARSGKSRYAEELMASEAPPWAYIATAQAFDDEMRARIAQHRARRAESWVTLEAPLDLAGSIGSLDPSQPVLVDCLTLWLSNLMLGAHDLQAQFAALDQAIDRHKGPVVMVSNEVGLGIVPENALARAFRDEQGRLNQRIAARADRVVLMVAGLPLQVK, from the coding sequence ATGGCCTTGGCCAGTGGTCTTCAAAAGCTCTCCCTCATTCTGGGCGGTGCCCGGTCGGGCAAGAGCCGCTATGCGGAAGAGCTAATGGCGAGCGAGGCGCCGCCCTGGGCCTATATCGCCACGGCTCAGGCGTTCGATGATGAAATGCGCGCAAGGATTGCTCAGCACCGCGCCCGGCGCGCGGAGAGCTGGGTGACGCTCGAAGCCCCGCTCGATCTTGCTGGCAGCATCGGCTCTCTCGACCCCAGCCAGCCGGTGCTGGTGGATTGTCTCACCTTGTGGCTCAGTAATCTCATGCTCGGGGCGCACGATTTGCAGGCTCAGTTCGCGGCGCTTGATCAGGCGATCGACCGCCACAAAGGCCCGGTGGTCATGGTCTCCAATGAGGTGGGGCTCGGCATCGTGCCAGAGAATGCATTGGCGCGGGCATTTCGCGACGAGCAGGGCCGCTTGAACCAAAGGATCGCCGCGCGGGCGGATCGGGTGGTGCTGATGGTGGCAGGCCTGCCGCTCCAGGTGAAGTGA
- a CDS encoding cobyric acid synthase codes for MTARAIMFQGTGSNVGKSLVVAGLARALAHRGIRVAPFKPQNMSNNAAVTADGGEIGRAQALQARAARLPLSVHMNPVLLKPQSETGAQVIVQGRIWGQAGARQFQSVKRELLGFVLDSFARLKAEADIVLVEGAGSASEINLRANDIANMGFARAANVPVVLVGDIDRGGVIASLVGTKAVLEADDAKMIDGFIVNKMRGDPSLFADGMREIASRTGWAPLGLVPFLPEAARLPAEDALDLAERLDARKPEAKVKIAVPLLPRIANFDDFDPLAAEGGVDLILVKPGEPLPGDAKLIVLPGSKATIADLHAFIANGWDIDLRAHLRRGGHVLGICGGFQMLGRRIADPYGIEGPACEVAGLGLLEVETVLTGDKTLREVQGVSVPDSVPFRGYEMHVGRTTGAEMTSPVLRLGDGRVDGARSGDGRVMGTYVHGLFGDDRQRAAFIRKLGGEASGVSHEQAVEDALDRLAAHLERHLDIDGILKRAR; via the coding sequence ATGACGGCGCGGGCAATCATGTTTCAGGGCACGGGCTCCAATGTGGGCAAGTCGCTGGTGGTGGCCGGGCTTGCGCGCGCGCTCGCTCATCGTGGCATTCGCGTTGCCCCGTTCAAGCCGCAGAATATGTCGAACAATGCGGCGGTGACCGCCGATGGCGGCGAGATCGGGCGGGCGCAGGCCCTCCAGGCGCGGGCTGCCCGCTTGCCGCTTTCGGTCCATATGAATCCGGTGCTGCTCAAGCCACAAAGCGAGACGGGTGCGCAGGTCATCGTGCAGGGCCGGATCTGGGGGCAGGCGGGAGCGCGGCAGTTCCAGTCGGTGAAGCGAGAGCTTCTGGGCTTCGTGCTCGACAGTTTTGCTCGTCTGAAGGCTGAGGCCGATATCGTGCTGGTCGAGGGCGCGGGCAGTGCGTCCGAGATCAATCTGCGAGCCAATGACATTGCCAATATGGGCTTTGCCCGGGCGGCAAATGTGCCGGTGGTGCTGGTCGGGGATATCGACCGGGGCGGCGTGATTGCGAGCCTTGTCGGCACGAAGGCGGTGCTGGAGGCTGACGATGCCAAGATGATCGACGGCTTCATCGTCAATAAGATGCGCGGTGATCCAAGCCTCTTTGCTGACGGGATGCGGGAGATTGCATCGCGCACCGGCTGGGCGCCGCTGGGGCTCGTGCCATTTCTGCCGGAGGCGGCGCGATTGCCGGCGGAAGATGCGCTCGACCTTGCCGAACGGCTGGACGCGCGCAAGCCTGAAGCAAAGGTGAAGATCGCCGTGCCGCTGCTGCCGCGCATTGCCAATTTCGATGATTTCGATCCGCTTGCTGCCGAAGGGGGTGTCGACCTCATCTTGGTCAAGCCGGGCGAGCCGCTGCCGGGTGATGCCAAGCTCATCGTGCTGCCGGGGTCAAAAGCCACGATTGCCGACCTTCACGCATTCATTGCCAATGGTTGGGATATCGATCTGCGGGCCCATCTGCGGCGGGGCGGTCATGTTCTCGGGATCTGCGGCGGCTTTCAGATGCTGGGGCGAAGGATTGCTGATCCGTATGGCATCGAGGGGCCGGCTTGCGAGGTCGCGGGCCTTGGCCTGCTCGAGGTCGAAACCGTGCTCACCGGCGATAAGACTCTCCGTGAGGTTCAGGGCGTAAGCGTGCCCGATAGCGTGCCTTTCCGGGGATATGAAATGCATGTGGGCCGCACCACTGGCGCTGAGATGACCAGCCCCGTGCTGCGGCTCGGGGATGGCCGGGTTGATGGCGCGCGATCGGGTGATGGCCGGGTGATGGGCACCTATGTGCACGGGCTGTTCGGGGATGACCGGCAACGCGCGGCCTTCATCCGCAAGCTCGGCGGTGAAGCGTCCGGGGTCTCGCATGAGCAGGCGGTCGAAGATGCGCTGGACAGGCTCGCTGCCCATCTCGAACGGCATCTTGACATAGACGGCATCCTCAAACGAGCGCGCTGA
- a CDS encoding M81 family metallopeptidase translates to MKLFIAGFDTETNTFVPQPTSRRGFEEGFIAHGDATRRPENYCSAQLHIWRRRAEENGIEVAESLCTYAEPGGLIIRQVYEELRDEILHDLKAAGPVDMVLLALHGAMAAEGYDDCEGDILARIRAVAGPRAIIGAEFDLHAHLTDTMVRHPDILVGYKEYPHIDIPDRAEELFALAYDAAQGRTRPVMALSDCRMIGTFRTTEQPLRGFVDQMMEMEGRDGILSVSLSHSFPWADNPDVGAKLLVVADGDRNHAQTVADRLRDELFAMRHAIAPRFLSFDAALDEALATPGAPVVIADVADNAGGGAPSDSTFCLKRMLERGITNAASGYYWDPIAVKFCFDAGLGARFRLRLGGKCGETSGDPVDLTVTVKGLAENATQRFGRAVGSLGAAAWVEAEGIDIVINSQRTQVFHPEGFAALGLDVRERKIVVVKSIQHFHAGFAPIAAKILYAATPGALSPDFANLPYTKLARPYWPRVEDPFGD, encoded by the coding sequence ATGAAGCTCTTCATTGCCGGTTTCGACACCGAGACGAATACTTTTGTGCCGCAGCCCACCAGCCGGCGGGGCTTCGAGGAAGGGTTCATAGCCCATGGCGATGCCACCCGGCGGCCTGAGAACTATTGCTCGGCCCAGCTCCATATCTGGCGCCGCCGCGCCGAAGAGAACGGCATCGAGGTCGCGGAATCCCTATGCACCTATGCGGAGCCCGGTGGCCTGATCATCCGCCAGGTCTACGAGGAACTGCGTGATGAGATCCTGCACGATTTGAAGGCAGCCGGCCCTGTCGATATGGTGCTGCTCGCCCTTCACGGCGCCATGGCCGCGGAAGGTTATGATGATTGCGAGGGCGACATTCTCGCCCGCATCCGTGCGGTTGCGGGCCCGCGTGCCATTATCGGCGCCGAGTTTGACCTTCACGCCCATTTGACCGACACCATGGTCCGGCACCCCGATATTCTCGTGGGCTACAAGGAATATCCCCACATAGACATTCCGGATCGTGCCGAAGAGCTGTTTGCCCTTGCTTATGACGCGGCGCAGGGTAGGACCCGGCCTGTCATGGCCCTCTCCGACTGCCGCATGATCGGCACCTTCCGCACCACCGAACAGCCTTTGCGCGGCTTCGTTGATCAGATGATGGAAATGGAAGGGCGCGACGGCATTCTCTCGGTCTCCCTCAGCCATTCCTTCCCCTGGGCCGACAATCCTGATGTCGGGGCGAAGCTGCTGGTGGTCGCCGATGGTGATCGGAACCACGCGCAAACCGTGGCCGACCGGCTGCGTGATGAGCTCTTCGCGATGCGCCATGCCATCGCCCCGCGCTTCCTGAGCTTCGATGCAGCCCTGGACGAAGCACTCGCCACGCCTGGCGCTCCCGTGGTGATCGCCGACGTCGCGGACAATGCGGGCGGCGGCGCGCCGAGCGATTCAACCTTCTGCCTGAAACGCATGCTTGAGCGCGGCATCACCAATGCCGCAAGCGGCTATTACTGGGACCCCATCGCGGTGAAATTCTGCTTCGACGCAGGCCTTGGCGCGCGCTTCCGGCTGCGCTTGGGGGGCAAATGTGGTGAGACATCGGGCGATCCCGTCGATCTCACCGTAACGGTCAAGGGCCTTGCCGAGAATGCGACCCAGCGCTTCGGCCGGGCCGTGGGCTCGCTCGGTGCTGCCGCCTGGGTCGAGGCCGAAGGCATCGATATCGTGATCAACAGCCAGCGCACCCAGGTCTTTCACCCCGAAGGCTTCGCGGCCCTCGGCCTTGATGTGCGCGAGCGCAAGATTGTGGTGGTGAAGTCGATCCAGCACTTTCATGCGGGATTTGCACCCATTGCCGCAAAGATCCTCTATGCGGCGACCCCCGGCGCGCTCAGCCCCGATTTCGCCAACCTGCCTTATACGAAGCTCGCCCGGCCATATTGGCCAAGGGTTGAGGATCCGTTCGGCGATTGA
- a CDS encoding CbtA family protein gives MFGKVLAGGLIGGLAGGIAVAAIQAVTTTPLILHAELFEAQEAAQATLNGALLWLAHGPAHGPAAGEAGGNDFARLFSTSVMTCVVAVGYAWMLLAAMWVKGEAISARSIVPWAMAGFIATGLAPALGLAPELPGAAYVDLGARQLWWAGTAIATAAALACFAFGRTALWVGLGVVLICLPHLIGAPHTQEVASQVPAEIAASFASASLVVQALVWILPAVAAGFAVSRMTAD, from the coding sequence ATGTTCGGCAAAGTTCTCGCCGGCGGCCTCATCGGAGGCCTGGCCGGAGGAATCGCCGTTGCCGCAATTCAGGCGGTAACGACGACGCCGCTCATCCTCCACGCGGAATTGTTCGAGGCACAAGAGGCCGCGCAGGCGACGCTCAACGGCGCGCTGCTCTGGCTCGCCCATGGTCCGGCTCACGGCCCGGCTGCGGGCGAGGCGGGCGGAAATGACTTCGCGCGGCTGTTCTCGACCAGCGTGATGACCTGCGTTGTCGCGGTCGGCTATGCGTGGATGCTGCTTGCGGCCATGTGGGTGAAGGGCGAGGCGATCAGCGCCCGCAGCATCGTACCCTGGGCGATGGCCGGGTTCATTGCCACCGGGCTTGCGCCGGCGCTGGGCCTTGCGCCGGAATTGCCGGGTGCGGCCTATGTGGATCTCGGCGCGCGCCAGCTCTGGTGGGCCGGCACGGCGATTGCGACCGCCGCGGCGCTCGCATGCTTTGCCTTTGGCCGGACGGCGCTGTGGGTCGGGCTCGGCGTGGTGCTGATCTGCCTGCCACATCTGATCGGTGCGCCGCACACGCAAGAGGTGGCGAGCCAAGTGCCGGCCGAAATTGCGGCATCCTTTGCGTCCGCGTCGCTGGTGGTGCAGGCTCTCGTCTGGATCCTGCCGGCGGTGGCGGCGGGCTTTGCGGTTTCGCGCATGACCGCGGATTGA
- the cbiB gene encoding adenosylcobinamide-phosphate synthase CbiB: protein MIHSQNLLILFIALPVEAVLGYPDRLFRAIGHPVTWIGMLISKLDQGLNRSSDPDGARRLKGTLALALLLVVTGAVAIAAERLLDALLPAPLAIMALAVLASTLIAQRSLDRHVLAVAEGLERDGLAGGRRAVSQIVGRNPEALDEPAVCRAAMESLAENFSDGAVAPAFWCAIAGLPGISLYKAVNTADSMIGHRTERYAAFGWAAARLDDLVNLPASRLSALWLIIAAALLPDCQVRSAWQAIWRDARHHKSPNAGWPEAALAGALGLKLNGPKIYGDTLRNDAWMGDGRSEATPADIRRALCLYRLACAIQGFAVLTALLMVSALV, encoded by the coding sequence ATGATCCATTCTCAAAATCTGCTCATATTATTCATTGCTTTGCCGGTCGAGGCAGTCCTCGGCTATCCCGACCGCTTGTTTCGTGCGATCGGTCATCCCGTCACCTGGATCGGGATGCTGATCTCAAAGCTCGATCAAGGCCTCAACCGCAGCAGCGATCCTGACGGCGCACGCCGGCTCAAGGGCACGCTTGCCTTAGCGCTGCTTCTGGTTGTGACCGGAGCGGTGGCGATCGCGGCGGAGCGGCTGCTTGATGCGCTGTTGCCGGCCCCGCTGGCGATCATGGCCCTGGCCGTTCTCGCCTCGACCCTCATCGCCCAGCGCAGCCTCGATCGCCATGTTCTGGCCGTCGCCGAAGGCCTTGAGCGCGACGGGCTGGCCGGTGGAAGGCGAGCGGTCTCCCAGATCGTCGGTCGCAATCCGGAGGCCCTGGATGAACCAGCGGTGTGCCGGGCGGCCATGGAAAGCCTGGCTGAGAATTTTTCCGACGGCGCGGTGGCGCCGGCCTTCTGGTGCGCGATCGCCGGTCTGCCGGGAATCAGCCTTTACAAGGCCGTCAACACGGCCGACAGCATGATCGGCCATAGGACAGAGCGTTACGCGGCCTTTGGCTGGGCCGCCGCAAGGCTCGATGATCTCGTGAACCTGCCTGCATCGCGGCTTTCCGCCCTCTGGCTGATCATCGCCGCCGCGCTCCTGCCCGATTGCCAAGTGCGCAGCGCCTGGCAGGCGATCTGGCGCGATGCTCGCCACCACAAATCCCCCAATGCCGGCTGGCCGGAGGCGGCCCTGGCCGGCGCCCTGGGGCTGAAGCTGAATGGTCCCAAAATTTATGGGGACACCCTGCGTAACGATGCCTGGATGGGCGATGGCCGCAGCGAGGCAACACCCGCCGACATCAGGCGCGCCTTATGCCTCTATCGGCTGGCCTGCGCGATACAAGGCTTCGCGGTCCTCACGGCACTGCTCATGGTCAGCGCGCTCGTTTGA
- the cobW gene encoding cobalamin biosynthesis protein CobW produces the protein MTVATGKVPATVITGFLGAGKTTLVRHVLENAGGKRLALIVNEFGTQGVDGEIVRGCGISSCPEENIVELANGCLCCTVADEFLPAMEALLDRPEPPHHIIIETSGLALPKPLLKAFDWPSIRSRVTVDGVIAVVDGPAVAEGRFADNPDAVDAQRRADDNLDHDNPLEEVYEDQLNAADLIVLNKADLLDHAKLDALKAEIAANIPRAVKVIPARQGQIDPAILLGLGAAAEDDLSARPSHHDSVDGEHEHDDFDSFVIDIAEIDDPAPLLSRLKAAAEAHDILRIKGFVGVAGKPLRLLIQGVGSRFSHHYDRPWSPTEPRDGKIVIIAQSGFDRPAIEAMVIGG, from the coding sequence ATGACTGTTGCGACGGGCAAGGTTCCAGCCACGGTGATCACCGGCTTTCTCGGCGCCGGCAAGACGACGCTCGTGCGCCACGTGCTTGAGAATGCCGGGGGCAAGCGCCTTGCCCTGATCGTCAATGAGTTCGGCACGCAAGGCGTCGATGGTGAGATCGTACGGGGTTGCGGCATCAGCTCATGTCCCGAGGAAAACATCGTCGAGCTGGCCAACGGCTGCCTGTGCTGCACGGTGGCGGATGAGTTCCTGCCCGCGATGGAGGCACTGCTGGATCGGCCGGAGCCGCCCCATCACATCATCATCGAAACGTCGGGGCTCGCCTTGCCCAAGCCCTTGCTCAAGGCGTTCGACTGGCCCTCGATCCGCTCGCGCGTCACCGTGGACGGCGTGATCGCGGTCGTCGATGGGCCGGCAGTGGCCGAGGGCCGATTTGCCGACAATCCCGACGCCGTCGATGCCCAGCGCCGTGCCGACGATAATCTCGACCACGACAACCCGCTGGAAGAGGTCTACGAGGATCAGCTCAATGCCGCTGATCTCATCGTGCTCAACAAGGCCGATCTGCTCGACCACGCCAAGTTAGACGCCCTCAAGGCCGAAATTGCAGCGAACATTCCCCGCGCTGTGAAGGTGATCCCGGCCCGCCAGGGGCAGATCGATCCGGCAATCCTGCTGGGATTGGGCGCTGCCGCCGAAGATGATCTGAGCGCGCGCCCCTCTCACCATGACAGTGTCGATGGCGAGCACGAGCATGACGACTTCGACAGCTTCGTCATCGATATTGCCGAGATCGATGATCCCGCGCCGCTCTTGAGCCGCCTCAAGGCTGCCGCGGAAGCCCATGACATTCTGCGCATCAAGGGCTTTGTGGGCGTGGCCGGCAAGCCGCTGCGGCTCTTGATCCAGGGCGTTGGCAGCCGGTTCAGCCATCACTATGACCGGCCCTGGTCGCCCACCGAGCCGCGCGATGGGAAGATCGTCATCATCGCCCAGAGCGGCTTTGACAGGCCCGCCATCGAGGCGATGGTCATTGGAGGTTGA
- the bluB gene encoding 5,6-dimethylbenzimidazole synthase produces the protein MTDKHLIGPVFSDGFRAELESLLRWRRDVRHFRRDPVDEHLLDYLLGLVDLAPSVGNSQPWRIVRVESEAAREAVRANFETVNARALEGYEGEDAALYARLKLAGLDDAPVHLAVFVEEACSQGRGLGRQTMPEMLHYSAVSAIHTLWLAARAHGLGIGWVSILDPAAIKALLARAPSWRLIGYLCLGYPQDANVVPELARVGWQAKTDPSARIFVK, from the coding sequence ATGACCGACAAGCATTTGATAGGACCAGTGTTTAGTGATGGGTTCCGGGCGGAGCTCGAATCCCTGCTGCGCTGGCGCAGGGATGTGCGCCATTTCCGCCGCGATCCGGTGGACGAACATCTGCTCGATTATCTGCTAGGCCTCGTTGATCTCGCGCCATCGGTCGGCAATAGCCAGCCCTGGCGGATCGTGCGGGTCGAGAGCGAAGCTGCCCGGGAGGCGGTACGCGCCAATTTCGAGACGGTCAATGCGCGCGCGCTCGAAGGCTATGAGGGAGAGGATGCAGCCCTTTATGCCCGGCTCAAGCTCGCCGGGCTTGATGATGCGCCGGTCCACCTTGCGGTCTTCGTCGAGGAGGCCTGTTCGCAAGGCAGGGGATTAGGACGCCAGACCATGCCGGAGATGCTGCATTACTCCGCCGTGAGTGCCATTCATACCTTATGGCTTGCGGCGCGCGCCCATGGTCTCGGCATCGGCTGGGTGTCGATTCTTGATCCGGCGGCGATCAAGGCTCTGCTCGCCCGGGCGCCGTCCTGGCGGCTCATCGGGTATCTGTGCCTCGGCTATCCTCAGGACGCAAATGTGGTGCCCGAGCTCGCGCGGGTCGGATGGCAAGCGAAAACCGATCCCAGCGCTCGCATCTTCGTGAAATGA
- the cobO gene encoding cob(I)yrinic acid a,c-diamide adenosyltransferase — protein MTGINQDEQERHRAKMAKRKAVQDAEVAAKTLEKGLLIVHTGPGKGKSTAAFGLALRMIGNGGKVGVVQFIKGAWSTGERAVLEGFGDLVEWHSMGEGFTWETQDKARDIAAAEAAWGKACALMDDPDLRLLILDELNIALRYEYLPLDQVVEKLKARRPDLHVVVTGRNAKPALIEAADLVTEMGQVKHHFAAGVKAQPGIEF, from the coding sequence ATGACAGGGATCAATCAGGACGAGCAGGAACGTCACCGGGCCAAGATGGCCAAGCGCAAGGCGGTCCAGGATGCGGAGGTTGCCGCCAAGACCCTGGAGAAAGGCTTGCTGATCGTCCATACGGGGCCGGGCAAGGGGAAATCGACCGCCGCCTTCGGGCTCGCCCTGCGCATGATCGGCAATGGCGGCAAGGTCGGGGTGGTGCAGTTCATCAAGGGGGCCTGGTCGACCGGCGAACGGGCGGTGCTCGAAGGGTTCGGTGATCTCGTCGAATGGCACAGCATGGGCGAGGGGTTCACCTGGGAAACACAGGATAAGGCACGGGATATCGCGGCGGCGGAAGCGGCCTGGGGCAAGGCTTGCGCTCTGATGGATGATCCGGATTTGCGCCTGCTGATCCTCGATGAGCTCAATATCGCGCTTCGCTATGAGTATCTGCCGCTCGATCAGGTGGTGGAGAAGCTGAAGGCGCGGCGGCCGGATCTGCATGTAGTGGTCACGGGGCGTAACGCGAAGCCCGCCCTGATCGAGGCGGCGGACCTCGTGACCGAGATGGGGCAGGTGAAGCACCATTTCGCGGCCGGAGTGAAGGCGCAGCCCGGCATCGAGTTCTGA
- a CDS encoding chemotaxis protein CheW: MGAAVQDGTIDLVVFRTGSLGCALRRADIREILPMPRLWRWPGLPSVIKGFFNFGGDAVPVLDAEQLFLLGNDAEEAIKGEDGASDDDPEAYLYHHMILLAGAGRQKVALLVDRVTDLTQVPHDSLLSVEAQASLNGCVVAGVEIAGERIHLLDGQRLLLAEERMALAELAERARARLKAWEETA, translated from the coding sequence ATGGGAGCGGCTGTGCAGGACGGCACGATAGATCTCGTGGTCTTCCGGACGGGCAGCCTCGGCTGTGCTTTGCGGCGGGCCGACATCCGCGAGATTCTGCCCATGCCGCGCCTGTGGCGCTGGCCGGGGCTGCCGTCGGTCATCAAAGGGTTCTTCAATTTCGGCGGCGATGCGGTGCCGGTGCTCGATGCCGAGCAGCTCTTCTTGCTCGGGAATGACGCAGAGGAGGCCATAAAGGGCGAGGATGGGGCGAGTGATGATGATCCGGAGGCCTATCTCTATCACCACATGATCCTGCTTGCAGGGGCAGGACGGCAGAAGGTTGCGCTGCTGGTCGACCGGGTGACCGATCTGACGCAGGTACCACATGACAGTCTGCTGTCGGTGGAGGCGCAGGCCAGCCTCAATGGATGCGTTGTTGCGGGGGTAGAGATCGCGGGTGAACGCATTCATCTCCTCGATGGTCAGCGCCTCCTGCTCGCGGAGGAACGGATGGCGCTGGCTGAGCTCGCCGAGCGCGCGCGGGCGCGGCTCAAAGCCTGGGAGGAGACCGCGTGA